A single window of Aphidius gifuensis isolate YNYX2018 linkage group LG1, ASM1490517v1, whole genome shotgun sequence DNA harbors:
- the LOC122858729 gene encoding myb-like protein F, translated as MGQGTECTDRPTEVSVIRFVSRNRTIEEIAPKKEIFTCKQQGCGKIFTNHDEFRTHEALEELKIRFICREPGCGQEMPDPGTMWRHYQECHSNETNAFVCPYTSCGSHHNTSDNLTEHIENCHRQPPALPTEPEIICFEVPASVTNIDDDDDDDNTPRTTVEDDDVDDCGGGGGEQDEQDDHNDTCQQNDNDKINIDNDTNRFIKSSTRKNINIITNKNLTTNHDDIYKDERLIKTNICDKNITTNNKDNNIDDYSSNTEYITSSHKIDNNHDTTFYHNNVYDDNIGNKNNDDNDNLMIDNNDKTKLQDHRIDLGNLESVFRSGLEGDVKKIEVNNDASGNCSDDEEYTPKKQRMSRFKKEEQPYKCDINGCGKMYKYISHYRHHQDSHKIQETITKQLPKSPNNKTKSKASTVSFFLCKIPGCGAQVNNVTSLWKHYQENHANAKATVTQSTKLNQTFR; from the exons atgggacaagGAACTGAATGTACTGATCGTCCAACTGAGGTCAGTGTCATTAGATTTGTATCAAGAAATCGTACAATTGAAGAAATTGCACCTAAAAAA gaAATTTTTACATGTAAACAACAGGGTTGtggtaaaatatttacaaatcatGATGAATTTAGAACACATGAAGCActagaagaattaaaaattcgttttat ctGTAGAGAACCAGGATGTGGACAAGAAATGCCAGATCCAGGTACAATGTGGCGTCATTATCAAGAATGTCACAGTAATGAGACAAATGCATTTGTATGTCCATATACAAGTTGTGGTTCACATCATAATACAAGTGATAATTTAACAGAACACATTGAAAATTGTCATCGACAACCACCAGCACTTCCAACTGAACCAGAAATAATATGTTTTGAAGTACCAGCAAGTGtaacaaatattgatgatgatgatgatgatgataatacacCAAGAACAACtgttgaagatgatgatgttgatgattgtggcggtggtggtggtgaacAAGATGAACAAGATGATCATAATGATACTTGCcaacaaaatgataatgataaaataaatatagataatgATACAAatagatttataaaatcatcaacacgaaaaaatataaatattattacaaataaaaatttaacaacgaatcatgatgatatatataaagatgAAAGACtgattaaaacaaatatttgtgataaaaatatcactactaataataaagataataatatagatgattattcatcaaataCTGAATACATAACATCATcacataaaattgataataatcatgatacaacattttatcataacaatgtatatgatgataatattggaaataaaaataatgatgataatgataatttaatgattgataataatgataaaacaaaactTCAAGATCATAGAATTGATTTGGGTAATCTTGAGAGTGTATTTAGAAGTGGTTTAGAGggtgatgttaaaaaaattgaagttaATAATGATGCTAGTGGTAATTGTAgtgatgatgaagaatatacaccaaaaaaacaaagaatgtcacgttttaaaaaagaagaacaaCCATATAAATGTGATATTAATGGTTGTGGTAAAATGTACAAGTACATATCTCACTATCGACATCATCAAGATAGTCATAAAATACAAGAAACAATTAcaaaacaattaccaaaatcaccaaataataaaacaaaaagtaaagcTTCTACtgtcagttttttttt atgcaAAATACCAGGATGTGGTGCACAGGTTAATAATGTAACAAGTCTTTGGAAACATTATCAGGAAAATCATGCAAATGCCAAGGCAACAGTAActcaatcaacaaaattaaatcaaacgTTTCGATAA
- the LOC122858720 gene encoding ankyrin repeat and LEM domain-containing protein 2 — protein sequence MSEINKINDNKNCQKINENDIKNIKCETGYHAVYVPQNDSSKNTSSSDVHIYTNKLDALKDMKKNKSARLMTFKTLQEAEEFTKNGYEQNNKNINNKIIPVIQVTSNNNEPSLFKGPTSQELVAFRKLIEAGLVDDVKEQVWNNPRYLISSGDTPAILQEGSRYNAVHITAIRASNNVVMLKLILDIVSDPKFSGLMYGKDEDNERAQILLDLYLNTPDKGLNETPLHFAVKYGHKDLVKLLLSYPQCQKNKKNKYGQLPSDIVCSRKGKDDETLVKDISLLLEDQYYVPVLRAEDNILQPRIGEPFLPISPPRLNLDPLSPKIEVAAFAGPMTKPQAMEFRKKWKTPPRRNLTPNDNKENLNNSFDYLTSPRSKNPTSRYQDSEKGLERVGRDLAEEYHVAWKELWPFLDGFVDLRCAEGLAMLEKHLNCLLNKVAVKTKKSRKSENSVKRWLFDDDDEKIDDVDDNDNDDEIEKLAEKLGMCSLGKTFEDSSDSDDDFHTPSSSPLPKVGDHESDSSDDDLVEAEEGDAVFIDGKAPGKNDFAVLNAIPDFIDSEIYPYIYRWKHEVQLATRRNNFTFATPRKLHI from the exons atgagtgaaataaataaaattaatgacaataaaaattgtcaaaaaattaatgaaaatgatattaaaaatataaaatgtgaaACTGGTTATCATGCTGTTTATGTACCACaaaatgattcatcaaaaaatacatcatcatcag atgttcatatatatacaaataagcTTGATGCATTGaaagatatgaaaaaaaataaatcagcaAGATTAATGACATTTAAAACATTGCAAGAAGCTgaagaatttacaaaaaatggtTACgagcaaaataataaaaatataaacaataaaataataccagTTATACAAGTAACAAGTAACAATAATGAACCAAGTTTATTCAAAGGTCCAACAAGTCAAGAACTCGTTGCATTTAGAAAACTTATTGAGGCTGGTTTGGTTGATGATGTCAAAGAACAAGTATGGAATAATCCAAGGTATCTTATAAGCAGTGGTGATACACCAGCAATACttcaa gaaGGCAGTCGTTATAATGCTGTTCATATTACAGCAATAAGAGCATCAAATAATGTTGTCATGTTAAAACTTATTCTTGATATTGTTAGTGATCCAAAATTTTCTGGTTTAATGTATGGAAAAGATGAGGATAATGAACGTGcacaaattttattagatctttatttaaatacaccAGATAAAGGTCTCAATGAAACACCACTACATTTTGCTGTTAAATATGGACACAAAGATTTGgttaaattacttttatcatatccacaatgtcaaaaaaataaaaaaaataaatatggccAGTTACCATCGGATATTGTTTGTTCAAGAAAAGGAAAAGATGATGAAACACTTGTTAAAGatattagtttattattagAAGATCAGTATTATGTACCAGTACTACGTGCTGAAGATAATATTCTTCAACCAAGAATTGGTGAACCATTTTTACCAATAAGTCCACCAAGACTTAATCTTGATCCATTAAGTCCAAAAATTGAAGTTGCTGCATTTGCTGGACCAATGACTAAACCTCAAGCTATGGAATTTCgtaaaaaatggaaaacaCCACCAAGAAGAAATTTAACaccaaatgataataaagaaaatttaaataattcatttgattatttaacaagTCCAAGATCTAAAAATCCAACATCAAGATATCAAGATAGTGAAAAAGGACTTGAAAGAGTTGGAAGAGATTTAGCTGAAGAATATCATGTTGCTTGGAAAGAATTATGGCCTTTTTTAGATGGTTTTGTTGATCTACGTTGTGCAGAAGGTCTTGCAATGTtggaaaaacatttaaattgtttattgaataaagtaGCTGTCAAGACAAAAAAATCTAGAAAATCAGAAAATTCAGTTAAAAGGTggttatttgatgatgatgatgaaaaaatagatgatgtagatgataatgataatgatgatgaaattgaaaagTTAGCTGAGAAACTGGGTATGTGCTCGTTGGGAAAAACTTTTGAGGACTCGTCAGACTctg atgatgATTTTCATACACCATCAAGTTCTCCATTACCAAAAGTTGGTGATCACGAGTCTGATAGTTCTGATGATGATTTGGTTGAAGCTGAAGAAGGTGATGCTGTATTTATTGATGGAAAAGCACCtggaaaaaatgattttgctGTATTAAATGCTATACctgattttattgattcagAAATTTATCCTTATATCTACAGATGGAAGCATGAAGTTCAATTGGCAACacgtagaaataattttacctttGCCACGCCAagaaaattacatatttaa
- the LOC122858741 gene encoding uncharacterized protein LOC122858741, with the protein MDSSNCRIYSNQDVANAIILFNQEIPWTDRFERLMHEWSACHRPESYWRSFVSYLINSTNDEQINKYLTTINSSFLKNCEDIYRLCVNASNHAAHDKILLHQIGRVDILESLKFDGTNITIDFEKIQSKLLNKFPYSTKFQQNQMSSKIESLMQSEFNNIFRLMQNDFPFASQAVIKEIAYNTLLLDNESQSPPPPPPLTPISSPSTMNTAGAYNYYTTGDSSINNSWSQQSYQPNCNNYVNTNYPRNGYTQVDNNSQQNGYVNPSTSGYVQINPK; encoded by the exons atggaTTCGAGTAATTGTAGGATATATTCAAACCAGGATGTTGCTaatgcaataattttatttaatcaagaaATACCATGGACAGATAGATTTGAAAGGTTAATGCATGAGTGGTCGGCTTGTCATCGACCAGAATCATATTGGCGGAGTTTTGTAAGTTATCTTATAAATAGTACAAATGATgaacagataaataaatatttaacgacaattaattcatcatttttgaaaaattgtgaAGATATTTATCGTCTATGTGTTAATGCATCAAATCACGCAGctcatgataaaatattacttCATCAAATTGGTCGTGTTGACATACtagaatcattaaaatttgatgGTACCAATATAActattgattttgaaaaaatccaatcgaaattattaaataaatttccatactcaacaaaatttcaacaaaatcaaaTGTCATCAAAAATTGAATCGTTGATGCaaagtgaatttaataatatatttcgtTTAATGCAAAATGATTTTCCATTTGCATCACAAGCAGTAATCAAAGAAATTGCATACAATACATTGTTACTTGATAATGAATCTCAAtcgccaccaccaccaccaccactaacACCAAtatcatcaccatcaacaaTGAATACAGCTGGAGCTTATAATTATTACACAACTGgtgattcatcaataaataactcTTGGTCACAACAAAGTTATCAGccaaattgtaataattatgtCAACACAAATTATCCCAGGAATGGATACACacaagttgataataattcacaacAAAATGGATATGTCAATCCTTCAACATCAGGCTATGTCCAg ataaatccaaaataa